GCCGTGCTTGTCTGAGCCTTGGAGGCGAAAGAACTGGAGGAGATCGAGATCGGAGAAGTCTTCCTCGGGAGAGAGGTACTGGTCAGAGCAATCAAGCCAGTTCtcttgctcttcttcttcttctttgtctcaCTTAGAAAGTTAGgtattctttttttcaattgtcTTGATCTTTAGGCgcttttctcttttgttttttttagtgtcTTGCCGCGCAGTTGCGTGTTGTCAGTTGGCGTGAGTTGGGAGTGTTAGagggaaaagtgaaaaaattagAGGGAAAGGGGAATTGTGTTCCGAGGGAGTTGGGAGTAAGGAGTGTTAAGAGGGAAAAGTGAACAAAATTTTGAGGGAAAGGGGAATCGATGGACATGTGGCGCTAAGGTTTAAATGTTTATAAGAAATTGCGTGTtataagaaacttttttttgttaatttaaattttagaatatatgtAGTGGCATGTGGTTTGAAGTTTATaaggtttaaagtttaaacaattagtataattttttataataaacaaGAATAAATAGGATAATGCATATGAAATATATAggttaattaatgaaataaattaGATATTATTCATAAATTGAATAGCTTCCCaaaattagataataaaaaagattatatGTCATGTGTTAAAAGAACAATTAGAAATCTCCACAATGAGCTATAtgtcgggggtattttggtgtCTCAGccattttttgagtttattgTAGGATAGGTTGGCCTTCTTTTAGTCTTAAGGGTATTTCAATCGTTTTCAAATGAATATTGAATTATATTTCTtccaattttggtttttttcttatGATTCAAGGGTATTGTGGTCTTTTTATAGGCTTCATTCTAAATTTCAGTTATTTTCTTGCtttggggggtattttagtcattttttggatGGTAGGTGTGTCTCAGCCATTTTTTGAGTTTGTGGGGTAGGTTAGCCTTCTTTTTGTcttaggggtattttagtcgtTTTCACTGAATAATACATTATATTTCCTCCAATTTTGGTGTTTTCTTAGGATTCAAGGGTATTGTGGTCTTTTTTTAGGCTTCAAAGGTGTAGGGCCCCCATTTTTGCACCTAAGCCCCAAAAGTAGATGGACTcaagcccaaaaagcccaaaacaatgaatttgtagagagtggattggaaaactgggctttaaCGAGTTGGACAACCTATATACTTAATTCAGAAgacagaaaaaggaaaataaactGATCTAAGGTAAAGAAAATCATCCTTGACAGAGTCTGAGGAGatcaatccttatatatatttctttcaagTGTGATTACAAATTCAATTCTAAGTGGCTACAatgtttctcccttttttttctcccccCTCTTTTTCATTGAGGgcctcttacattatatatctcATTTTGAATGATCTTGGCTTTCCACTTGTCGAACATCCAAGCCACCACTCGAGAGCTTGTCCCATCGGTCACCCTTACAGGTCCTCTGTGAGTTGGGGTAACCAAGGCAGCAcagttcaggggtcttctccacataaatgcggccagaaaattAGCTGCAAAGTATTCAATGTGGTGGCAGtagtttttccttagatattttctaGCTCCCATTCTTCCCGTACCCTCATAGTGCATGTCTTTACCAATAAAATCTCCTGGTACGTCACCTTGGATGACAGGAGGCATATTTTGATCTCCATTGCGTTTAGCTGAAGGGATATTCCTCCTTGGACAACCTCTCCCAGCCATTACGGTCATAGTTTGCTCGTGAAGTTCGAAGTATTACGTCTCTCCTGCTATTGATCCATTCTTGGACCACTGTGactcctcggacaaggcccaaggcccaaggtCCAATACATATTCGAGCCTGTGTCCCCACAAAAGGTATTTCAGCTATTTTTCGTCttcaataaaacttttattacttatccaaaaaaaaaaattcttgaccaATTTTCCTACCAAAAAGTTTTGTTTTCTGGGTACAAAACAGTTAACATTTATAAGAACCAAACAAAACTTTGTGATTTTTTCCATATATGTTTATATTGATTGcttcttgttttgtttctaCTAGTAAAACCACAGCTCTGAACCCTTGTCGTCATGCACTGTTAAGGGTCTCTCCCTGATGTTCATGAAGTGccttggtgttttttttttctcttgcaagACCATCATAGAAGCATCCTTTTTTGATGGTTTGGCCTATCCtatcttttagttttaggaCAAAATTACTGCTGACAATAATTAATAGTATTGGCCAAGGTTTGCATTGGGTGAACCTGTTGTAACCAGTGGCTAGGTTTGGACTTGAAGTTTCATTTTTGTTAACTTCAAGGGCCAAGATATATTTTTCCTGACTTCAAGCTTTGGATTGTGTAGAGGGCCTTGTTGGCTGTTGCACATAAATCCGgaattgttatattattttaatttatatttaattttgatagtGGTTTAAGTAATCAAATTaagttattattgttgttaaattaaaaaaaaaaaagttattattgttgtttatgatatattattatatgattAGATTTGATATAGTAATATGTGTACTTATTTATTGAAGCATTGATACAAATACAAATTCACTTTAATTGTTTCATTTTAACTCATGTTtaatgcttttttatttttttattttaaggatgATACTAGTAGAGATGAAGAGGACAATTCAAACAATAACAAGGAGGTCGAAAACAGCTTGGAGGGTGACTTAGAGGAAGATTAATATAGATTTTGTCATAATTTTggttgtttaaatttaaaacaaggTTTAATTTCAGGATTTCTTTGTATATTctatattttaaagtttgaacttatatgaatttttatcttttgatggatcaatttttagtaattatTGTACTATTGTatcaatttttagtaattatTGTACTATTGTAATAtgatagttaaacaaaaatgatataaaataaattataaataaataaataataaaatatttcaaaaattatataaaatattatcactGATGACATAAAAATTTGGTCATAAATAACTTTATAGTGACAACAAAGTCCCTCGCAATTTATAGAATAGCGACTCTCTTTAACCCCTTGCAAAAACGTTTTAAGTGATAGCTTAATGTCGTCACTATTATTCCTAACTAATTGCAAGGGGATAAAATCCcatacaaataaattttagcgATGACATTATTTGTCTCGTCGTTAATTTGAAATTTGCAAATAACTAATTGCGAGGGTATAAAGGTCCTCACAAATAGTTATTAACGACGTCTGCTTTTCTTCGCTAAAAATAAGTTGCGAGGGGTTAAAAGCcctcacaaataaattttagcgATGTCATTATTTGTCGCTAAAAAGTATGTTGTCAATTTGGAATTCGCAAATAACTAATTGCGAGGGTATAAAGGTTCTTACAAATAGTTGTTAACGACGACTGTTTTCCCTCGTTAAAAATAAGTCGTCGACTTTTCTCGTCGTTTGGTAATATATTTGTGAGGGCGAATTTGTTTAGTACCGACGGTCGGTTGCCCTCGTAAATTATTTATTTGCGAAGGTGTAGTCGCAAAATCTCTTTTAGAAACAAGAGCAAATACGACGGCCTTCGAGGGCCATATGCCCTTGCTAATAACTTTTTGCGacgatatttgaatttttgcgAGGGTATTTGAGCCTCGCTAGTAAACTCTTTTCTTGTAGTGTGTGACTGCAATCTTTCATGGTTTggtttctttcattttatttttcccataccaaaaaaaaagaaaaaaaaaagaaaaaagaaaaaaaaagcaggcCCTTATTTGGTGTTTAAGCACATGTAAGTTTGGGGTACCCATGTTAAATATATTCGCATAATAGCTAGGGAAATTTTTACTAAGTTAAGAGTAAACCCAAACTTGAAGCCTTGTCTGCTTGATTTGTTGTTCAGTCTTGTACCTTATCTCTGtgttattaatcacaatctTAAAGTCCTTGCATGGGGAGGTGAAACACAGAAGACCATCGCATGTGTTTGCTACTAGTTTCATGAAATAAAGGTTTCGAAGTATACaacatatataatttcttttataaagAAACTAGGTGTTTTTGgatattgtaaaaaattattaatttggaaATATTGTAGTAGCAAATTTTAAAagatattggattttttttggggtacaaaatctatttaacatttattaagatttttgaATTGCATAACTTTAAAtcactaaaatattttgtttttattttcataacttGAGCAGGAATTAGTGCAAGCATTGGAGGGCTAGTTCTACTCATTATCATGTGGCGgctttacaaaatgaaaaagaaaagaaatgaaatcaaGTTGAAAAAACGATTCTTCAAAAGGAATGGTGGTTTATTGCTACAACAACAATTATCTTCAAGTGAACATAATATTCAACATACAAAATTATTCACTTCCCAAGAGTTGGAAAAGGCAACTGATCAATTTAACAAAAGTAGAATACTTGGAAGAGGTGGGCAAGGTATGGTCTATAAAGGAATGTTAACTGATGGAAGAATCACTGCAATTAAAAAGTGCAACATTGTGGATGAGGGTAATCTTGaacaattcattaatgaaattatCATTCTTTCCCACATCAACCATAGAAATGTGGTTAAGTTAGTTGGGTGTTGTTTAGAGACAGAAATTCCTTTGCTAGTCTATGAGTTCATCCCAAATGGAACACTTTCTCAATATCTCCATGAAGAAAGTGAAGAGTTTCCACTGACTTGGGATATGCGCTTGAGGATCGCCAAAGAAGTTGCAGGAGCTTTATCTTATCTACACTCAGCAGCTTCACTACCTATTTACCATCGAGATATAAAATCTACAAACATACTCCTTGATGATAAGTACAGAGCAAAAGTAGCAGATTTTGGGACTTCAAGGTCAGTGACCATTGAGCAAACTCATCTAACAACGGTTGTATATGGCACTTTTGGGTATTTAGACCCAGGATATTTCCAAACAAGCCAATTTACTGAAAAGagtgatgtttatagttttggtgTAGTCCTTGCTGAACTCTTAACTGGAGAAAAACCAATCTCTTTAGTGAGAATACAACAAAATAGGAGTCTTGCAACATATTTCACTCTTTCAATGGAAGAGGGCTTTCTATTTGATATTCTCGATGCTAGAGTGAAGAAGGAAGGTGATATACAAGAGATCATGGTCGTTGCTGAGCTTGCAAAAAGATGCCTAGAATTGAATGGGAAGAGACGTCCTACAATGAGGGAGGTTACAAAAGAGTTGGAGGGAGTTCGAAAAACTTTTAATGGTcaagaaaattatgaaaaagttTGATATTGTTAGAATGGAAGAAACAAATCCTTGTGATGATGTTTCTACACCAACACAATCAATTTTAGAAGCTAGTGCAACTGCAACATTCGACGCCCTACCACTATTATATTGACATCAGCGtgattgataaaattgttttaagtaataatttgcTTTCAATTTCATATTGTGAACTTGTTTAAGACCATTTTAATGTACTATTATCTTGtctattttttggtattttattttagtatttcaTTGTGTATTTTAGATTCGACACACGGACTTAACATGATAGTTTTGTAGCTATTCATATGAAGCACATTGAGTTTCTTACACAACATTTCATTAGGCAGTTCATTCAATGACATGGCGACCTTAACCCCAAGGGGTTGGCTTAGTGATTCCTAAGGCTTTATAATATTCTTAGGACTCTGAATTTGAAACATCTTGTCAGTATCTTGAGCCACGGGATTCTTTCTTATAATAACCTGGTATGTGTGGGACAGGATGACTGCATATACTCGAAAAAATAATCAGATATTCAAAAGAAATCTAGATACCaatatttgtcaaaaaaaatgatatgacaacCTCGACCcaatttttcaatccattatATGAGAGTGGATCCAAGTAGTCAAATTAAGTTTGTTGAGAATTTCCATTCACGCCTTGTATCTTGGCAATATGGCACGTGCGTATGCCTAAGGAAAAAGCTACGTACACATGTGACctaaaatatgtattttgtgcATTTACCCACTAGTGTGATTGTCCCTATCGATATTAGCCAAATATCGTGGTGTTATCGTGCATATGACATGCACCATGTGGGAAGCAATTGCACTTCAATTCCGTGCATTGTATGTAGAACATTGTTGGTGCACGTCATAGGCATTGATGTGAGTCTTTCCCAATGTGGCACAATAACCCTAATGTGAAACTCTTTCCGATTTTCTCCATGAAAATAAGGTGAAAAATTGCTAGATATTTGCCACTGTGAACATCAAGACCCAGTGAACCAACAATGGCAACAAGCTAGTGAGTGAGTGTGTGAGAGATCAAGATAAGATGTTGGTCCTTCTCCCTAATGGTGTGTGGATGTGTTGCTTGCATTATTGGCGCTCGTGATGCTCGTGTGGTGCTATTTGTGTATATAGTATTTGGAGTTGCCACTTGCCACCAACCATTGAGATTTTTTTAAGGTGTGATCAGTCACTTGTGTTTTGAAAAAGAGCTTTTCCTAAGTTTATAATTCCTCTAGACTTAAATTagataaaattgtgtttttaacaaaaaataaatccaagtatcgattttttttttttgaaagagtttcaacttatggcattCGTTCatgatgataactttttatcatcagaccaagacaccaatcaattttttatgtaagcggttgaaagagtttcaacttatggcattCACTGGtaatgataactttttatcatcaaaccaagacaccaatcaatttttgatgtaggtggggattgaatctcaaatctcttatacaatcatTAAAGACTTAACCAGTTGAACTAGCTGGAATCCACCCGGTATCGGTTAAGTGTAGAGAAGGTAATAGTTGTCAATACCAAATTTGTTTCTGCCTTCGATTTTTGTGCAAAAAATCCTGTTCAAGCCTTAAAAggttatctggttaaagtgaaATAGAGTAATAGACTATAGGTATTGGGTGAATTTTGGGCTAATTTGACTATTGAGCAACTTGGTCAAAGTGAGCTACTTTTGAGATTTTGGATTCCTAAAACATCAAATTGATTCATCCAATAACCGATTGGaagaaactaaattttttttttttatgtaattccttaaaatgcaatttttgaaatttttaatactcAAAGTGAAATATTTGCATGTAAATCGACATTAttggacaaaattaaaattgcaaattatatttcatattttctttaatataaatCTCTTAGCCCAGGTAAAACAAAACTCTTTTcttgaaaaatatgataaattttcatatctttttgtgaaattttaagtTTGAATCAAGATATTTGGTACTGGTTTTCTATATGAATTAATATTacccttctcaaaaaaaaaaaaaataaaataaaataaaattggagcATTTAGTTAGAATTAATTCATTGAGTTATGTGTTAATTAAGAGAGTCAATACCATACCGGAGGTTGTACCGATTTGGCCAGCGGTatgatatatttcggataccgattaataccggtgtaccgtttctgGTTtactgctattatatatatatatatatatatatatgtatgtatgtatgtgtgtgtgtatatatattataataaatataaaagtttactataaaacatttcctcaattcagaactaattattcatggttttagactttagtattaattaaaagaaaaaaaaaatagaaagcttaaaattTCATTGcatactaaaaaaacaaataatactaataagttaatgcaaataagttaccattctactctaacaaaaattcaaaaattacaaaacttaaaaaataaaaataaaaataaaaacttttttctgtaccgACCGGTATTGCCCAAAATTGACCAGTACGACCggtatttttttcaatatgaaACAAGGGGTTAAACGTACTGAATTACTGACCGATACGGTACGGAATCGGCTTCTTTATGTTAAATACCTTTTCTTTATGTAGGTTAAGGCTACTGTGTTAGGCGATTCTATTGTTTTTTTGTGCTAAAAAGGTGATTCTATTGTTAAGTAGCGTTGCAATAGTACATTTGATAAATTATAttctattgtttattttttaaaatttattttattcttttcatgTCACTTTTTCTTGCATTCACTCTGTGTTGAGTCTGTTTGTCTACTGAATTTACGAACTCTTCAGTTAACTCTTTGATTTGACTTTAAAACTATTTActtttagattatttatttatttattatttttttattttatataataatgtgtattgtttactttgttttagGGATGTCAATTTGTGATTGCAGGTCATGTTCGTATCGTGTCGAGTCATAAATACTTTGCTATATGAGTTGACTCGAACTcgacctgtttaataaatgtGTCAAGAATCCTCAATCCTaacctgacccgtttattaaacaggttgACCCAACCCGACACGTTAAAcctatttaattaataagtcaAGTAAAAGTTTATACAAATAACCCATTTAATAACTTCTTTGATTAATAGGTCATACATGACCtaaataatctattatcaatttctatatatctaaaattaaaatacaattacaattataaatatagtaataaacatataattacaacaaaaaattaagcaataataacaaaatttaatatcttTATTATCTAAACAGGTCAAACAGGTCAGATGGGTTCACATGTTAAACACGAACATaacccgtttattaaatgggtcagtcGTGTTGACCCGAATATGACCCGAACCCGTTTAGCCTCAACCCATGACCTGTTTAGAAACGGGTTAGTCATGTCGGGTTTGCAGGTCGTGtcagattttgccacccctaactTTGTTTGTTGTCTTCTGGTTAATATAGCGCCTACAAGTCCTGTGAATAGAGTGAATCCACGGTTTTTAGCACCTAACTACAAAATAAATGTTTATGGGGGCAATCTTTGCCCAATTACAGAAATTAGGAGTGTGGGTGGTCATAAGGGACTCGCTAGGACAGGTGGAAGCAGCATTTACACTATGTTTGGTTGTAGATAGGGAAAGGGAAGAGTAAgtaaaagagaaaggaaagggGGAAtagaaaggaaggaaaaaacaaaatatttctcTTGATGTGTTTGAAtataggaaagaaagaaaagaagaaaatgtgagcattctatatttcttttgtttggtttgtaaaaggaagagaaaaaaaaatgcatacttTTACTTTGGTGCCCTTATTAATGATAGGAAAATTCATATATTAGATCACTTGTAATTTCTTGAAAGTGTTAAGGATATATTAGTCATTTTATAGTATAAAGTGGTGGGCCCCATAAAATTTGTGATCTCCCTTCCTCCTATTTCCGCCCAAATTGGCCTAATACCGAAACAGTGGGtcccatgtaaaaaaaaaaaaaatcattccacCTCAtccatttttcttctctcttgtaCAACCAAATAGTGGAtaggtgaaagttcaaatatgtgtataaacacccttgaacgtttagacccccaatttacaaattaaccaattcaagttttatgtcaaacaactagtgtgcgaaaaatgaacataagctataatatagaattggaaaagctatctaaaccaaattaaaatcacaacccatagcagataataaaaggcaaagataaagggaaggaagatgcaaacacaaggacaacacatgatgtgttatcgaagaggaaaccgaagccctcggcgtaaaacctctccgccgccctccaagcggtaaacaatccactagaaaatatagttgggatacatggacaacaatagaccctccaagcctaatctacccagtgcacctaagccctccaagcttcttgctccaacgaggttgcgccgaatttttttcttttctagcttcccggattctgctactagaccatagcatcaaccaatgtagattggttccttcctaactgcttcccagaaaaccaaacagccctctcacagtgatgaatatggtgagaacaaggttttggtaaaatgcctctcaagggtttgacaatggagaggaagagagttgaggaatttgaagagactctaatgtatagattgtaggtgaatcaatcttatttttctttagggtttctctcccaaaattctctctagaagctctctttcatttgtgggtataaggggtatttatactggagtgagagaggaatgtgaaacgtcaggttttacaaaataggggtgcctcgcggcttggcctcgcgacttgactgagtcacgagatccagtcgcgagataaccgtatggtcagttgtcctgttttgtcctgtagtgctccagctagcatgattgtTCACCTTCTAgcacgcttggcacgtgtgctgcgtctggcagCTTGAAGCCACGAGCCACCTGCGAGAACAAGTcgcaagtctctgttttcttgcatacTATTGAgtaatcaacactctatctcactcactacccttacaagaaacccacctaaatacagggttactaaatgttgaaatacaagcaaatttggcacggaataaagccaataaaatggttgattaaattcaaccttacaatctccccctttggctattctgtgacaaaaccgtaaaacagactctagacttaacatgtgagttgggaacagttgaacaaaactcactcacacctaactctagaagctgtgaagcacttgaatcataagaacatgaaactcttgaaacacaacaatgcaccatgatcattgtatgcagaaaagcatgaaatgcatatgaaacaagtttaaggtgatcaagcaaagatgaagtgaagattcaaataatggcttgatcaaccaagtattcaccacaaggtagtgatcacagtgctcattcacacttggaataaacacttgaacatacaagttaacaagaacaaagcaagaTACATGTATGCcaaacactcaaccaatgcataatacactaagtatatgcatctaggaacaatcctacaagggcacaagagtgacagtacttaaaacaaaatgcaagacatttagatagaagtactgatttcaacaaagcataaaaagttgcataaagcatggtacaaaccataaagcctacaaacatgc
This genomic stretch from Quercus robur chromosome 4, dhQueRobu3.1, whole genome shotgun sequence harbors:
- the LOC126720805 gene encoding wall-associated receptor kinase-like 22, which gives rise to MWRLYKMKKKRNEIKLKKRFFKRNGGLLLQQQLSSSEHNIQHTKLFTSQELEKATDQFNKSRILGRGGQGMVYKGMLTDGRITAIKKCNIVDEGNLEQFINEIIILSHINHRNVVKLVGCCLETEIPLLVYEFIPNGTLSQYLHEESEEFPLTWDMRLRIAKEVAGALSYLHSAASLPIYHRDIKSTNILLDDKYRAKVADFGTSRSVTIEQTHLTTVVYGTFGYLDPGYFQTSQFTEKSDVYSFGVVLAELLTGEKPISLVRIQQNRSLATYFTLSMEEGFLFDILDARVKKEGDIQEIMVVAELAKRCLELNGKRRPTMREVTKELEGVRKTFNGQENYEKV